The Dehalococcoidia bacterium region GGCCCAGAGGTTCACGTACGGGGAGGTCACCCACTGGCTGAGGCCAGACGGAGCGGGAGACATCTCCTGGCGCGGGGAAGTCCGGCGCTTCTATCTGGAGTGGGACCGGGGGACGGTGAAACTGCCGGACCTGATGGAGAAGTGCCGGCTGTACGCCGCCTACTAAGCATCCCTCGCGCGACGTCAAGTTGACGACAGGTCTTTGCCGTATGTGCTGACCGTCACCACTTCGCCGCTGCGAGAGAACATCCTCTGGAGGGCGGCGGAGGCAGCGTTCGACGAGGTCAAGGCGTCCCCTCGCCACTTCTTCACCACGACAGACACCATTGTCGGACGTGCAGGGCCTCTCGGCACTGCGTGGCGAACGCCGGAATCCCACGGACGGGTCACCTGGTACGATTCCGGAGGGCGAAGTGCATGAACCGTTTGGTGGCGGCGATACGACCGCAACACGTGAACCCACGAGAATAGAGCATGGCAGACGAGGTCCTCCTGACCGTACGTGAGGCGGCTCGACGGCTGGGGATTGGTCGAAGCCTGCTCTATCGCCTTATGGTGGAGCGTCAACTTCTATCGGTGAAGATCGGGCGGTCACGCCGCATCCGTGTCTGGGCGCTGGAGGAGTTTGCGAAGGCGAAGGTGGCTGAAGCGGAGGCGGCGGATTTGCCTCTCGAGGCCCTTCCACTGGAGAGATGAAACCGGAGCGGAAGCCCACAGGAGGCCAGACATGAACGAGAGGCCGGCGACTCCTATCCGCAAGCGGCGAGGCCATAACGAGGGCAGCATCTACAGGCGAAAGGACGGCCGCTGGACAGCCGTCCTGACCATAGAAGGCGGAAAGCGAAAGTACTACTATGGGCGAACCCGTGCGGAAGTCCAAGCCAAGCTTGCTTCCGCGGCCGCAGGCCTCAACACCGGCCTCACTCCGCCAGCCAGCGAGCGTTTGACACTCGGCCAGTTCTTGAATGGCTGGCTGTCAGACACGGTCAAGCCCAGCGTCAGGCCATCCACCTTCAGAGGTTACGAAAGTAAGGTTCG contains the following coding sequences:
- a CDS encoding helix-turn-helix domain-containing protein gives rise to the protein MADEVLLTVREAARRLGIGRSLLYRLMVERQLLSVKIGRSRRIRVWALEEFAKAKVAEAEAADLPLEALPLER